A window of Solanum stenotomum isolate F172 chromosome 3, ASM1918654v1, whole genome shotgun sequence contains these coding sequences:
- the LOC125859081 gene encoding transcription factor CYCLOIDEA-like — translation MFSASNSSTHDNSLPQYISSSFHTSSPFVGLNGNQILLHQYYQNQFSSHYLAKNNCDDSLRSFPMKKKPKKRERSCSKILTAQGPRDRRIRLSIAMARKFFDLQELLGFDKPSKTIDWLFTHSQVALEELTNWSTHQTQISGAINNEGLERNPKRAKEVTLKELRAKARARARERTIKKMWTKIETSHKSANFFGKKDSREMEEQFFKNKLQANKEIIEGSGVTKIKIKPSLILGFNPNHYAPIESSTYQVGSSLSQGFHNC, via the exons ATGTTCTCAGCCAGTAATAGTAGTACTCATGATAACTCTCTTCCTCAATACATTTCCTCATCCTTTCACACCTCTTCTCCCTTTGTTGGTCTCAATGGCAACCAAATTCTCCTTCATCAATATTACCAAAATCAATTTTCTAGTCATTACTTGGCAAAGAACAATTGTGATGATTCCTTGAGGTCATTTCCCATGAAGAAGAAACCGAAGAAAAGGGAGAGGTCATGTAGTAAGATTTTGACGGCTCAAGGTCCAAGAGATCGAAGGATAAGACTCTCCATTGCCATGGCTCGAAAGTTCTTTGATCTTCAAGAACTTCTAGGTTTTGACAAACCAAGCAAAACCATTGATTGGCTATTTACACACTCCCAAGTAGCCCTTGAGGAGCTCACTAATTGGTCAACTCATCAGACTCAAATTTCAG GAGCAATCAACAACgagggtttagaaagaaatcccAAAAGAGCAAAAGAAGTAACACTAAAAGAGTTAAGGGCAAAGGCAAGAGCAAGAGCTAGGGaaagaacaatcaagaaaatgtGGACCAAAATTGAAACTAGCCACAAATCAgctaatttttttggaaagaaagatAGTAGGGAAATGGAAGAACAATTTTTCAAGAACAAATTACAAGCAAACAAAGAAATAATTGAGGGATCTGGAGTTACAAAAATTAAGATCAAGCCTTCTTTAATCTTGGGTTTTAACCCTAATCATTATGCTCCAATAGAGTCAAGCACCTACCAAGTTGGCTCTTCCTTATCACAAG GATTTCATAATTGCTGA